The nucleotide sequence CGACCGCGCTGTTCTTCGACCAGCTCATGGACCGCGCGCCGGAGGGGCTGCGGCTCGTCGCGCCGGACATGCGCGGCTTCGGCGCGACGCAGCGCGCGCCGATCGACGCCACGCGAGGGCTGCGCGACTGGTCCGACGACCTCCATGCGCTGGTCCGGGCGCTCGACCTGGAACCGGCCGTCCACCTCATCGGTTGGTCAACCGGCGGCGGCGCGGTCATGCAGTACGCGATCGACGACCCTGGTGGCGTCGCATCGCTGACCCTGGTCGACACCGTGTCGCCGTACGGCTACGGCGCGACGACGGACGCCGCCGGCACGCCCGCGTCGCCCGACTTCGCGGGCAGCGGCGCCGGCCTGGCCAACCCCGAGTTCGTCCGCCGCCTGTCCCAGGGTGACACGAGCGCCGACAGCCCGGTGTCACCGCGCAACGTCATGCGCGCGTTCTACTGGCACCCGGAGGTCACCATGGATCCCGCCCGCGAGGACGCGCTGGTCGCCGAGGTGCTCCTGTCGCACGTCGGCGACGACGGCTACCCGGGTGACGCGACGCCGTCGGACCACTGGCCCGGCGTCGCCCCCGGCACGAAGGGGATCCTCAACA is from Euzebyales bacterium and encodes:
- a CDS encoding alpha/beta fold hydrolase — translated: MPGSITAIDVDTDRLRMHCLTRGHDDGTPVVLVHGNLSTALFFDQLMDRAPEGLRLVAPDMRGFGATQRAPIDATRGLRDWSDDLHALVRALDLEPAVHLIGWSTGGGAVMQYAIDDPGGVASLTLVDTVSPYGYGATTDAAGTPASPDFAGSGAGLANPEFVRRLSQGDTSADSPVSPRNVMRAFYWHPEVTMDPAREDALVAEVLLSHVGDDGYPGDATPSDHWPGVAPGTKGILNTLSGRYFDTSGIVDISPKPPILWLHGDGDQVVGDRSMFDAGALGALGVLPDWPGDDVHPPQPMKAQIRAVLATYAERGGVTVEHEVAGSSHGPFIDHLDECADRIWGFLAGG